Proteins from a genomic interval of bacterium:
- the icd gene encoding isocitrate dehydrogenase (NADP(+)): MGNQIRMREGKLCVPDKPIIPFIEGDGTGPDIWRASVRVFNAAVEKAYKGKRKIVWKEIFAGEKAYKKTKEWLPEQTVNAFKKYLVGIKGPLTTPVGGGFKSLNVTLRKLLDLYVCLRPVRWLEGVPSPVKHPEKVDVIIFRENTEDVYAGLELQAYSEDVKKLISFCKDSFGWHIREDSGIGLKPISETGSKRLIRAAIKHAIKNKRKSVTLVHKGNIQKYTEGAFRNWGYELAKDEFSEEVISWNECKGSVPRGKILIKDTIADIFLQQILTRTDEFDVIATMNLNGDYISDAIAAQVGGIGISPGGNINYETGHAIFEATHGTAPKYRGMDKVNPGSLILSGEMMFRYIGWEEAANLITEGISKAILSKKVTYDFERLMNGAKLLKCSEFGDEVIKNMTE; the protein is encoded by the coding sequence TATTGAGGGAGATGGAACTGGTCCTGATATCTGGCGAGCTTCGGTAAGAGTATTTAACGCTGCGGTTGAGAAGGCATATAAAGGCAAGAGAAAAATTGTATGGAAAGAAATATTTGCAGGAGAAAAAGCATATAAAAAAACAAAAGAATGGCTACCTGAACAAACAGTTAATGCTTTCAAAAAATATCTGGTAGGCATAAAAGGTCCTCTAACAACGCCTGTTGGCGGCGGCTTTAAAAGTCTAAATGTAACTCTTAGAAAATTATTGGATCTATACGTTTGTCTGCGACCAGTAAGATGGCTCGAAGGTGTCCCGAGCCCGGTCAAGCATCCAGAGAAGGTTGATGTAATTATCTTTCGGGAAAACACAGAGGATGTCTATGCAGGCCTAGAACTACAAGCATATTCAGAAGATGTAAAGAAGCTTATCAGCTTTTGCAAAGATTCTTTTGGATGGCACATTAGGGAAGACTCTGGCATAGGCCTGAAACCCATAAGTGAGACTGGAAGTAAAAGATTAATAAGAGCAGCAATAAAGCATGCTATAAAGAATAAAAGAAAAAGCGTAACTCTTGTTCATAAAGGCAATATTCAGAAATATACAGAGGGTGCATTTAGAAACTGGGGATATGAGCTGGCAAAGGATGAGTTTTCAGAAGAAGTTATATCATGGAACGAATGTAAAGGAAGCGTTCCTCGGGGAAAAATCTTAATAAAAGATACCATTGCTGATATTTTCTTACAGCAAATATTAACAAGAACAGACGAATTCGATGTAATAGCTACAATGAATCTCAATGGAGATTACATTTCAGACGCGATAGCTGCACAGGTAGGAGGCATCGGAATATCACCCGGCGGAAATATCAACTATGAAACCGGTCATGCAATATTTGAGGCAACTCATGGCACAGCGCCCAAGTATAGAGGTATGGATAAGGTAAACCCCGGCTCATTGATATTGTCTGGAGAGATGATGTTTAGATATATTGGATGGGAGGAGGCTGCGAATCTTATTACTGAAGGAATAAGTAAGGCAATCTTAAGCAAAAAAGTTACATATGATTTTGAAAGATTGATGAATGGAGCAAAGCTTCTTAAATGCTCTGAGTTTGGAGATGAAGTCATAAAGAACATGACAGAATAG